A DNA window from Carnobacterium funditum DSM 5970 contains the following coding sequences:
- the ispE gene encoding 4-(cytidine 5'-diphospho)-2-C-methyl-D-erythritol kinase: MNTEVTEKAPAKINLTLDVLYKRGDGYHELEMVMTSVDLADHVTLKTIEENSIIIQSNNGFLPLDQRNHAYKAALLIKERFNIQLGVEMMIKKNIPIAAGLGGGSSDAAATLRGLNQLWNLGLSLDELAILGAEVGSDVPYCIYGGTAFASGRGEKIEQLDAVPQCWVVLVKPKKGISTGTVFNALSYDTLKHPATYSMIAAIKEQDYLRMTKLIGNSLEETSIIRQPSIEKIKEKMISFGADAALMSGSGPTIFALCRKYSRAQRVYNGLKGFCNEVYLVRTLK; the protein is encoded by the coding sequence ATGAATACAGAGGTAACAGAAAAAGCTCCTGCAAAAATTAATTTAACATTAGATGTATTATATAAGCGTGGAGATGGTTATCATGAACTCGAAATGGTTATGACCTCTGTTGATTTAGCAGATCACGTGACATTAAAAACGATTGAAGAAAATAGCATTATTATTCAATCTAATAATGGGTTTTTGCCTTTAGATCAAAGAAATCATGCCTACAAAGCAGCGCTGTTAATTAAAGAAAGATTTAATATTCAACTAGGCGTGGAGATGATGATTAAAAAAAATATTCCAATTGCCGCAGGATTAGGCGGCGGAAGTAGTGATGCCGCAGCAACTCTAAGAGGTTTAAATCAGTTGTGGAACTTAGGTTTGTCATTGGATGAATTAGCCATATTGGGTGCTGAAGTAGGTTCAGATGTGCCGTATTGTATTTATGGCGGTACGGCTTTCGCAAGCGGACGGGGTGAAAAGATAGAACAGTTGGATGCTGTTCCCCAGTGTTGGGTTGTCCTAGTTAAGCCTAAGAAAGGCATCTCGACAGGAACAGTCTTTAATGCATTATCTTATGATACACTCAAACATCCTGCTACTTATTCAATGATAGCAGCTATCAAGGAGCAAGATTATTTGAGGATGACAAAATTGATAGGCAACTCATTAGAAGAGACATCCATTATACGTCAACCTTCGATTGAAAAAATCAAAGAAAAAATGATATCATTTGGAGCAGATGCTGCTTTAATGAGTGGCAGCGGACCGACTATTTTTGCTCTTTGTCGTAAATACTCTAGAGCTCAAAGAGTTTACAACGGTTTGAAAGGTTTTTGTAATGAAGTCTACCTTGTGAGAACGTTAAAATAG
- a CDS encoding Veg family protein yields MPITLASIKEKLDLKLGKKIMLTAQVGRKRKTERKGVLTETYPSVFVVELDQDENAFERVSYSYTDVLTQSVEIQFLDEESLQYA; encoded by the coding sequence ATGCCAATTACATTAGCCAGTATCAAAGAAAAACTAGATCTCAAGTTAGGGAAAAAAATTATGTTGACTGCACAAGTTGGTCGCAAAAGAAAAACAGAGCGTAAAGGTGTTTTGACTGAAACGTACCCTTCTGTTTTTGTTGTGGAATTAGATCAAGATGAAAATGCTTTTGAACGTGTTTCTTATAGTTATACAGATGTTTTGACCCAATCAGTAGAAATCCAATTTCTAGATGAAGAAAGTCTACAATATGCTTAA
- the rsmA gene encoding 16S rRNA (adenine(1518)-N(6)/adenine(1519)-N(6))-dimethyltransferase RsmA — protein sequence MTTNKDIATPIRTKEILKKHGFSVKKSLGQNFIIDSNILTKIVQTAELTKQTNVVEVGPGIGALTEHLARASKEVIAFEIDDRLLPVLDDTLSPYDNVTIINKDVLQANLKEILAEKIDLSEPLMVVANLPYYITTPIIMYFLESNIRIDTLVIMMQKEVAERVTSAPGSKAYGSLSIAVQYYMAAEIAFIVPKTVFVPQPNVDSAIIKLTRRETPAVEVLNEKIFFEVVRAAFVQRRKTLWNNLAGRYGKNESVKEKLIEALEYAGIDSKRRGETLSLTEFGKLADGIYLKLLK from the coding sequence ATGACAACTAATAAAGATATTGCAACACCTATCAGAACGAAAGAAATATTAAAAAAACACGGATTTTCAGTAAAAAAAAGCTTGGGGCAAAACTTTATCATTGATTCAAATATCTTAACAAAGATTGTTCAAACTGCCGAACTAACGAAACAAACGAACGTCGTTGAGGTAGGACCTGGTATAGGAGCTTTAACGGAACACTTGGCACGCGCGAGCAAAGAAGTCATTGCTTTTGAAATCGATGATCGTCTGCTACCAGTATTGGATGATACGTTAAGTCCTTACGATAATGTGACCATTATAAATAAAGACGTTTTACAAGCAAATTTAAAAGAAATATTAGCAGAGAAAATCGACTTATCTGAACCCTTAATGGTTGTAGCTAACTTGCCATATTATATTACAACACCCATTATTATGTACTTTCTAGAATCAAACATTCGAATTGATACGTTAGTTATTATGATGCAAAAAGAAGTCGCAGAACGGGTTACATCAGCACCTGGTAGTAAAGCATATGGTTCGCTCTCAATTGCTGTTCAATATTATATGGCTGCAGAAATAGCTTTTATTGTGCCTAAAACAGTTTTTGTGCCACAGCCGAATGTCGATTCAGCGATTATTAAATTAACCCGTCGAGAAACACCGGCTGTTGAAGTGTTGAATGAAAAAATATTTTTTGAAGTAGTACGTGCTGCATTTGTTCAGCGAAGAAAAACGTTATGGAATAATCTTGCTGGTAGATACGGTAAAAATGAATCCGTAAAAGAAAAATTAATTGAAGCCTTAGAATATGCTGGAATAGATTCAAAACGACGAGGTGAAACCTTGAGTTTAACAGAATTTGGTAAATTAGCGGATGGGATTTATTTGAAATTATTAAAATAA
- the rnmV gene encoding ribonuclease M5, whose translation MEKIKEIIVVEGRDDTRRIKESLEADTIETNGSAINGETLKLIEKAQATRGVIVFTDPDFPGEKIRKIISRAVPGVKHAFLTIDEAKPKHKGSLGIEHASPEAIRKALSKSYAEVLEQESLIPRQLLIDAGLIAGEFARKRREKLGDRLNIGYTNGKQLQKRLQMFQISPDEVIQAMQQILEEENDN comes from the coding sequence ATGGAAAAAATAAAAGAAATTATCGTCGTTGAAGGACGAGATGACACAAGAAGAATAAAGGAATCACTTGAGGCCGATACGATTGAAACAAACGGATCAGCCATTAATGGTGAAACGTTAAAGTTGATTGAAAAAGCACAAGCGACAAGGGGAGTAATCGTTTTTACTGACCCTGATTTTCCAGGAGAAAAAATTAGAAAGATTATTTCAAGAGCTGTACCGGGTGTGAAACACGCCTTCTTAACGATTGATGAGGCGAAGCCCAAACACAAAGGTAGTTTAGGCATTGAGCATGCTTCTCCAGAAGCTATCCGTAAAGCTTTATCAAAAAGCTATGCAGAAGTGTTAGAACAAGAATCACTAATCCCAAGGCAATTACTAATAGATGCCGGTCTCATTGCAGGAGAATTTGCACGGAAAAGACGAGAAAAATTGGGTGATCGATTGAATATTGGTTACACCAATGGAAAGCAACTTCAAAAAAGACTGCAAATGTTCCAAATCTCACCAGACGAAGTTATTCAAGCTATGCAACAGATTTTGGAGGAAGAAAATGACAACTAA
- a CDS encoding TatD family hydrolase: MLFDTHTHLNAEEFDEEIPETIQRAKEHDVSRMAVVGFDSLTIKKTLALSETYPEIFSIIGWHPTESYLYTEKIEEQLYQQLQLPKVVAMGEMGLDYHWDTSPKKQQQDVFRRQLQMAKELNLPVSIHMRDAIEDTYQILKEEHVEDIGGIMHSFSGDTQWMERFLDLGMHISLSGVVTFKNAQEPKDVAKNVPFDKLLIETDAPYLAPVPYRGKRNEPAYVKYVAEKVAELRGCTYEEAAAQTMKNANKLFRLDKWKK, from the coding sequence ATGTTATTCGATACACACACCCATTTAAATGCAGAAGAATTTGATGAAGAAATACCAGAAACGATTCAACGTGCAAAAGAACACGATGTTTCTCGTATGGCGGTAGTTGGTTTTGACTCACTAACAATAAAAAAAACATTGGCTTTAAGCGAAACCTATCCAGAGATTTTTAGTATTATCGGTTGGCATCCAACTGAAAGCTATTTGTATACTGAAAAAATTGAAGAGCAGTTGTATCAGCAATTGCAATTACCTAAAGTAGTGGCTATGGGTGAAATGGGTTTAGATTATCACTGGGATACGTCTCCTAAAAAACAGCAACAAGATGTTTTTAGAAGACAACTTCAAATGGCAAAAGAATTAAACTTACCCGTTAGTATTCATATGCGCGATGCAATAGAAGATACGTATCAGATTCTAAAAGAAGAACACGTTGAAGATATTGGCGGTATCATGCATAGTTTCAGTGGAGATACGCAATGGATGGAACGTTTCTTGGATTTAGGCATGCATATTTCTTTAAGTGGGGTAGTGACCTTTAAAAATGCCCAAGAACCTAAGGATGTGGCTAAAAATGTTCCTTTTGATAAACTATTGATAGAAACAGATGCTCCTTACTTAGCCCCTGTTCCTTATAGAGGAAAACGGAATGAACCTGCTTATGTTAAGTATGTCGCAGAAAAAGTCGCAGAGTTAAGAGGCTGTACTTATGAAGAGGCAGCAGCTCAAACAATGAAGAATGCAAATAAATTGTTTAGGTTAGACAAATGGAAAAAATAA
- the metG gene encoding methionine--tRNA ligase, translating into MTEKKPFYITTPIYYPSGKLHIGNAYSTIACDVMARYKRMIGFDVFYLTGSDEHGQKIENKAEELTITPQQYVDKMADDMQSLWKLLEISNDKFIRTTDPVHEKVVADIFERFLAQGDIYLDEYEGWYSVPDETFYTETQLVDIERNVDGEIISGKSPDSGHPVELIKEESYFFKMSKYADRLLDYYNAHPDFIQPESRKNEMINNFIKPGLEDLAVSRTTFSWGIKVPSNPKHVIYVWIDALANYITALGYGTDDTTLFDKFWPADVHMVGKEIVRFHTIYWPIMLMALDLPLPKKIFGHGWLLMKDGKMSKSKGNVVYPEMLVERYSLDALRYYLMREVSFGSDGVFTPEDFVSRVNYDLANDLGNLLNRTVAMINKYFNGNIPAYTGNVTAFDESFKQTAETVIANYQTEMEKMQFSNALSNIWLLISRANKYIDETEPWKLAKNEEAKQVLESIMVHLAESLRISGILLQPFLTQAPKELFRQLGIEDETAKNWETISFGHFPQESKVVAKGTPIFPRLDIEEEVAYIKHQMDGGSTEREDEEVIPAEWNPTETQLVSVKEKQIKYEDFDKVELKVAEVIDCGKVEGADKLLKFRLDAGDENHRQILSGIAEWYPNPADLIGKKVIIVANLKPRKMRGEISQGMILSAEKDGKLQIIEAPKEAPNGSEVA; encoded by the coding sequence GTGACTGAAAAAAAACCGTTTTATATTACGACCCCGATTTATTATCCGAGCGGAAAACTACACATAGGAAATGCTTATTCTACTATCGCCTGTGATGTAATGGCGCGCTATAAAAGAATGATTGGTTTTGATGTATTTTATTTGACCGGAAGTGATGAACATGGTCAAAAAATTGAAAATAAGGCAGAAGAATTAACGATTACACCACAACAATATGTGGATAAAATGGCTGATGATATGCAAAGCCTATGGAAGCTATTGGAAATTAGCAACGACAAGTTTATTCGGACGACAGATCCGGTTCACGAAAAGGTAGTAGCGGATATTTTTGAACGATTCTTAGCACAAGGAGATATTTACTTAGATGAGTATGAAGGCTGGTATTCTGTACCTGATGAAACCTTCTACACTGAGACACAGTTAGTTGATATTGAGCGCAATGTTGACGGAGAAATTATCAGTGGTAAATCACCAGATAGTGGGCACCCTGTGGAACTGATAAAAGAAGAATCATATTTCTTTAAGATGAGCAAATACGCTGATCGTTTATTGGATTATTACAATGCACATCCTGATTTTATTCAACCTGAGTCGCGTAAAAATGAGATGATCAATAATTTTATCAAACCAGGCTTAGAAGATCTAGCAGTATCTAGAACAACTTTTTCTTGGGGTATCAAAGTACCTAGCAATCCAAAACACGTTATTTATGTTTGGATTGATGCCTTGGCGAACTATATCACCGCTTTAGGATATGGTACAGATGACACAACGCTATTTGATAAATTTTGGCCAGCTGATGTGCATATGGTTGGAAAAGAGATCGTTCGGTTCCATACAATCTATTGGCCAATCATGTTGATGGCTTTAGATTTACCGTTACCTAAAAAAATATTTGGTCATGGTTGGTTATTGATGAAAGATGGGAAAATGTCAAAATCCAAAGGCAATGTTGTTTACCCAGAAATGTTAGTCGAACGCTATAGCTTAGATGCTTTGCGTTATTATCTAATGAGAGAAGTTTCATTTGGTAGTGATGGTGTATTTACACCAGAAGATTTTGTTTCAAGAGTAAATTATGATTTGGCAAATGATTTAGGAAATCTCTTAAATAGAACGGTTGCAATGATTAATAAATATTTTAATGGAAATATTCCAGCCTATACTGGTAATGTGACTGCTTTCGATGAGTCATTTAAACAAACAGCAGAGACCGTTATCGCTAACTATCAGACTGAAATGGAAAAAATGCAGTTTAGTAATGCATTAAGCAATATTTGGCTATTAATCTCTCGAGCTAACAAATATATTGACGAAACCGAGCCTTGGAAACTAGCCAAAAACGAAGAGGCAAAACAGGTTTTGGAAAGTATTATGGTTCATTTAGCCGAAAGCTTAAGGATTTCTGGTATTTTACTTCAACCATTCTTAACTCAAGCACCAAAAGAACTATTTAGACAATTAGGTATTGAAGATGAAACTGCAAAAAACTGGGAGACTATCAGTTTCGGACATTTCCCGCAAGAGTCTAAAGTCGTTGCAAAAGGAACGCCTATCTTCCCGCGTTTAGATATAGAAGAAGAAGTAGCCTATATTAAGCATCAAATGGATGGTGGCTCAACTGAAAGGGAAGACGAAGAAGTGATTCCAGCAGAATGGAATCCTACTGAAACACAATTAGTTTCTGTCAAAGAAAAACAAATTAAATATGAAGATTTTGATAAAGTAGAATTAAAAGTTGCTGAAGTGATAGATTGTGGCAAAGTAGAAGGCGCAGATAAACTATTGAAATTCCGTCTGGACGCTGGCGATGAAAATCACCGTCAAATTCTTTCTGGAATTGCTGAATGGTATCCTAATCCAGCAGATTTGATTGGTAAAAAAGTCATTATTGTGGCCAATTTAAAACCTCGTAAAATGCGTGGTGAAATCAGTCAAGGTATGATCTTATCTGCTGAAAAAGACGGCAAATTGCAAATTATTGAAGCGCCAAAAGAGGCACCAAATGGTTCTGAAGTAGCATGA
- a CDS encoding DUF72 domain-containing protein, with amino-acid sequence MITIGLTGWSDHELLMTRRTRKLEDYASHFPFVELDTSFYAIPSEKNILSWINKTPDSFQFIPKAFQAMTQHKEWIDFFPSQEAMFQLYVAAFKPMIEAGKIKAFLFQFPPFFHYTKEHLTYLKKIRTWMGDLPVAVEFRHASWFTEENQPLTLTFLKDYQFSHAVIDQPQTPGNSIPMITAATNKELTLFRLHGRNYEGWLHSTDSNWREKRTFYDYSEAELASFIPIIRSLEHKSKEVAIIFNNNSGGHAASNAKYLQKLLNLTFDQLGPQQLNLFD; translated from the coding sequence ATGATTACAATCGGTTTGACGGGTTGGAGCGATCATGAGTTGTTAATGACTCGTAGAACTAGAAAATTGGAAGATTACGCTTCTCATTTTCCTTTTGTCGAACTAGATACGAGCTTTTATGCTATCCCATCTGAAAAAAATATTTTAAGTTGGATAAACAAAACACCTGACAGTTTTCAATTTATTCCTAAAGCTTTTCAAGCAATGACCCAACATAAAGAGTGGATTGATTTCTTCCCTTCTCAAGAAGCTATGTTCCAGCTTTACGTTGCCGCATTTAAGCCAATGATAGAAGCCGGTAAAATAAAAGCTTTTTTATTTCAGTTTCCACCTTTCTTCCATTATACAAAAGAGCATCTAACGTACTTAAAGAAAATAAGAACTTGGATGGGTGATTTACCGGTAGCTGTCGAATTTCGTCACGCTAGTTGGTTTACCGAAGAAAACCAACCTCTTACCCTAACTTTTTTAAAGGATTACCAATTCAGTCACGCCGTTATCGATCAACCTCAAACTCCGGGAAACAGTATCCCCATGATTACGGCGGCTACTAATAAAGAACTTACTCTCTTTCGTTTACATGGTCGCAATTATGAAGGATGGTTACATTCAACTGATTCAAATTGGCGCGAAAAAAGAACTTTTTATGATTATAGCGAAGCCGAACTAGCTAGTTTTATTCCTATCATTCGGTCATTAGAGCATAAATCTAAAGAAGTTGCCATTATTTTCAACAATAATTCTGGCGGCCATGCTGCTAGTAATGCTAAATATTTACAAAAATTATTGAATCTAACCTTTGACCAATTAGGACCTCAACAACTTAACTTATTTGATTAA
- a CDS encoding LLM class flavin-dependent oxidoreductase: protein MKLSVLDQAPITSGNTAVEALDKAEELAVLADELGYSRFWMAEHHGTNGYASSAPEITVAHLAAKTKNIRIGTGGIMMMHYSPLKMAEVFKTLSAFSPGRIDFGVGRAPGGDRNAMYALSEGRQPLLDNMYEKLDTTLQLINDEIPEDRLYNKTIATPSGISLPEAWLLGSSGNSALEAARMGVGYSFAQFFMGGMTKEIIDQYKNNFVPSAFMQKPEMSVAYLVTVAETKEEAEFEALPQDIARLWLVQGKPSNLLTPEEALNYPLTEIDKRIIKDNRKLHLVGTAEEVANLLKEEQEYYGFDEAMICSIPHSQQKRLDVYRLLAKELL, encoded by the coding sequence ATGAAATTAAGTGTATTAGATCAAGCACCTATTACTAGTGGAAATACAGCGGTAGAGGCTTTGGACAAAGCAGAAGAACTAGCAGTCCTAGCAGATGAGCTAGGGTATAGTCGCTTTTGGATGGCAGAGCATCACGGAACGAATGGATACGCAAGTTCGGCACCTGAGATTACAGTTGCGCATTTAGCAGCGAAAACAAAAAATATCCGTATCGGGACAGGTGGCATTATGATGATGCATTATTCACCTTTGAAAATGGCTGAGGTATTTAAAACATTGAGTGCATTTTCACCAGGTCGGATAGATTTTGGAGTAGGTAGAGCCCCAGGTGGAGATAGAAATGCGATGTATGCTTTATCAGAAGGACGTCAACCACTTTTAGACAATATGTATGAAAAATTAGATACTACGTTACAATTAATCAATGATGAAATTCCAGAGGATCGGTTATACAATAAAACTATTGCAACACCTTCGGGAATCAGCTTACCAGAAGCTTGGCTGTTAGGATCAAGCGGAAATAGTGCTTTAGAAGCGGCACGTATGGGAGTAGGTTATTCATTTGCTCAATTTTTTATGGGTGGAATGACAAAAGAAATAATAGATCAGTATAAAAATAATTTTGTACCATCAGCCTTCATGCAAAAACCAGAAATGAGTGTAGCTTATCTAGTTACAGTGGCGGAAACAAAAGAAGAAGCTGAATTTGAAGCATTACCACAAGATATAGCTAGATTATGGTTAGTGCAAGGCAAACCTAGCAACTTGTTAACGCCAGAAGAAGCCCTAAATTATCCACTAACTGAAATAGATAAGAGGATTATTAAAGACAATCGGAAGTTGCACCTTGTAGGGACGGCTGAAGAGGTTGCCAATCTTTTAAAAGAAGAACAAGAGTATTATGGATTCGATGAAGCAATGATATGCAGCATTCCACATTCTCAACAGAAACGACTAGATGTCTATCGTTTATTAGCAAAAGAGTTACTTTAA
- a CDS encoding cation:proton antiporter has product MLLSLALILIIGFILSSLFVRLHLPGLLGLILTGIILGPYSFNLLDPKLLTISADIRQIALIVILFRAGLTMNIRDLKKNGRPAILLTFLPATFEIITVTILAPLLFGISTLEAAILGTVLGAVSPAVVVPRMIGLIESGYGKAKGIPQMILAGASVDDVFVIVLFTSFLSMFQGTGFAITSLLSVPLSIIFGLLLGIGLGYLLVKLFKYFHVRDTIKVLLILSVCFLMVALEDKLEGTFPLSGLLGVMALGGILLKLYPLLAKRINNKFSKIWLGAEIFLFVLVGSATDITALSEAGFAVVLLIIISLIFRMIAVFLSVAGTDLTLQEKIFTAGAYTPKATVQAAIGSIPLAMGVPAGSLILTVAVLAIVITAPIGATFIDLSHKKLLQK; this is encoded by the coding sequence ATGCTTTTAAGTCTTGCTTTAATATTAATTATTGGATTTATACTGAGTTCACTTTTTGTTCGATTACATTTGCCAGGGTTACTGGGTCTCATTCTAACAGGGATTATTTTAGGTCCGTATAGTTTTAATCTTTTAGACCCCAAATTACTGACAATATCAGCTGATATAAGACAAATCGCCTTAATCGTTATTTTATTCAGAGCAGGATTAACAATGAATATTCGTGATTTGAAAAAGAATGGTCGCCCAGCTATTCTGTTGACCTTTTTACCAGCTACATTTGAAATAATAACTGTTACGATATTGGCTCCGCTATTATTTGGTATTTCTACTTTAGAAGCAGCTATTTTAGGGACTGTCTTAGGGGCCGTTTCCCCAGCAGTTGTGGTTCCACGTATGATTGGGCTTATTGAAAGTGGTTATGGAAAAGCCAAAGGAATCCCCCAAATGATTTTAGCGGGAGCATCTGTCGATGATGTCTTTGTGATTGTACTGTTTACCTCGTTTTTGAGCATGTTTCAAGGAACCGGCTTTGCTATCACTTCGCTTCTATCCGTTCCATTATCAATTATTTTCGGACTCCTACTAGGGATCGGCTTGGGCTATTTACTAGTCAAACTATTCAAATATTTTCATGTTCGCGATACCATCAAGGTTTTATTAATCCTAAGTGTTTGTTTTTTGATGGTGGCTTTAGAAGATAAGTTAGAAGGCACTTTCCCTCTCTCAGGTCTTTTAGGTGTGATGGCTTTAGGGGGAATCCTATTGAAACTGTACCCTCTTTTAGCTAAACGTATCAATAATAAATTTTCAAAAATTTGGCTAGGTGCAGAAATTTTCTTATTTGTGCTAGTAGGATCAGCTACCGATATAACTGCACTTAGTGAAGCCGGATTTGCGGTCGTTCTATTAATAATTATTTCACTGATATTCCGTATGATCGCAGTGTTCTTAAGTGTTGCTGGTACAGATCTAACACTACAAGAAAAAATTTTCACAGCAGGTGCTTATACACCAAAAGCGACGGTACAAGCCGCTATTGGTTCTATTCCTCTCGCAATGGGTGTTCCAGCAGGAAGTCTTATTCTGACTGTAGCCGTTCTTGCTATTGTCATAACAGCTCCAATTGGCGCAACTTTTATTGATCTGAGTCATAAAAAACTTTTACAAAAATAA
- a CDS encoding DUF3955 domain-containing protein gives MVSLLLMLIGGLLFLISRFGKSEIDSNGFLHESLFFYPLWLFVYIHWNITIFHSFC, from the coding sequence ATGGTTAGCCTTTTATTAATGCTTATTGGAGGACTATTGTTTTTGATAAGTCGATTTGGTAAATCAGAAATAGATAGTAACGGTTTTTTGCATGAATCTTTATTTTTTTATCCCCTTTGGTTATTTGTTTATATTCATTGGAATATTACTATCTTTCATTCGTTTTGTTAA